The following coding sequences lie in one Haladaptatus sp. DJG-WS-42 genomic window:
- a CDS encoding luciferase, protein MLTGETRLSETGLDAVALKPAECDVRRADTLSVDVITIDYEGSEHLPDAAVLAALTETKEVRLTTPVRADGFDPLGDDSRYDELPEGIKQVLVAGHSAYLTEAERKRPIAPRLSAALSAAPDSWVGTEGIERIALATGGTQFDLLNRTTRRDTRALRSAGYGGELAVYAPTVLTDDEDAILDAVGAYASRRRPVARALPEGAPTDSSATGRARKVLLAASKDYALVGTPRRVREQIESLREVGVDTVVGYPARGIDEFLR, encoded by the coding sequence ATGCTAACTGGCGAGACGCGTCTCTCTGAGACCGGGCTGGACGCAGTCGCGCTCAAGCCCGCAGAGTGTGACGTGCGGCGGGCCGACACCCTATCGGTTGACGTCATCACAATCGACTACGAAGGGAGCGAACACCTCCCCGACGCAGCGGTGTTGGCCGCCCTCACAGAGACCAAGGAGGTCAGGTTGACGACGCCCGTTCGCGCAGACGGCTTCGACCCCCTCGGCGACGATTCGCGCTACGATGAGCTACCCGAGGGTATCAAACAGGTGCTCGTCGCCGGGCACTCGGCGTATCTCACGGAAGCCGAACGCAAGCGCCCCATCGCGCCTCGGCTCTCTGCCGCGCTGTCCGCCGCACCCGATTCATGGGTCGGTACCGAGGGCATCGAACGCATCGCGCTCGCCACCGGCGGGACGCAGTTCGACCTGCTCAACCGGACGACGCGCCGCGATACGCGCGCCCTCCGGTCTGCGGGCTACGGTGGCGAACTCGCCGTGTACGCCCCGACCGTGCTCACCGACGACGAGGACGCGATTCTCGATGCGGTCGGCGCATATGCGTCTCGCAGACGCCCCGTCGCGCGAGCACTCCCTGAGGGCGCGCCCACCGATTCGTCGGCTACGGGACGCGCGCGAAAGGTGCTCCTCGCGGCGAGCAAAGACTACGCGCTCGTCGGGACGCCTCGACGCGTCCGCGAGCAAATCGAATCGCTCCGCGAGGTCGGCGTCGATACCGTCGTTGGCTACCCCGCCCGGGGCATCGACGAGTTTCTCCGCTGA
- a CDS encoding alpha/beta hydrolase — MDTVTSADGTTIAYEKTGHGPPLVLVHGTTADHTRWEPIRPALEEQFTVYAMDRRGRGESDDAPDYSLEREFDDVVAVIDSIAEPVVLLGHSYGALCSLEAALRTDNVRKLILYEPPFLVEEGELTPAAMLAELHALVENGENEQALIRFFTDVAGMSLDEVDVLRAAPNWSARVSAAHTVVREEAAPGEYVFDADRLATLATPTLLLTGTESAPFLKDATAALAGVLPNCRVVTFEGHGHVAINSASERFTTEVFTFASESESLSQAP; from the coding sequence ATGGACACAGTTACCTCAGCAGATGGAACCACGATTGCATACGAAAAAACGGGCCACGGACCACCACTCGTCCTCGTCCACGGAACGACCGCCGACCACACGCGGTGGGAGCCGATTCGCCCGGCCCTCGAAGAACAGTTCACGGTCTATGCGATGGACCGTCGTGGTCGCGGCGAGAGCGACGACGCTCCGGACTACTCGCTCGAACGCGAGTTCGACGACGTGGTCGCCGTCATCGATTCGATAGCCGAACCGGTGGTGTTGCTCGGCCACTCCTACGGCGCGCTTTGTTCGCTCGAAGCGGCGTTGCGTACTGATAACGTTCGAAAACTCATCCTGTACGAACCGCCGTTCTTGGTCGAAGAGGGAGAACTCACACCGGCGGCGATGCTCGCTGAACTCCACGCACTCGTAGAAAACGGTGAGAACGAACAGGCGCTCATCCGGTTCTTTACCGACGTCGCCGGAATGTCACTCGACGAAGTGGACGTGCTTCGCGCCGCACCAAACTGGTCAGCGCGAGTGAGTGCGGCCCACACCGTGGTCAGAGAAGAGGCCGCACCGGGGGAGTACGTGTTCGATGCCGACCGGCTGGCAACCTTGGCGACGCCAACGCTCTTGCTGACTGGAACTGAGAGCGCACCGTTCCTCAAGGACGCGACAGCCGCACTCGCGGGGGTGCTCCCGAACTGCCGCGTCGTTACGTTCGAGGGCCACGGCCACGTTGCGATAAACTCGGCTTCCGAACGCTTCACAACGGAGGTATTCACCTTCGCCAGCGAGTCTGAGTCGCTTTCACAAGCTCCGTAA
- a CDS encoding CoA pyrophosphatase — protein sequence MNLDRVARYSPTAVTDEEREAGVLVPILTRDGEPWLLFTKRADHLGEHPGQMSFPGGGHEPADDDLAATALREANEEIGLDPATADIVGRLDDIRTITSYAVRPFVATVPDTTYTPDEREVAEIVVLKLADLTNLDNYESERRMHPHYGDIRLHFFHVDGYTVWGATGRILVNFLQVATDWEMPPEVDRVVDPDADLPT from the coding sequence ATGAATCTCGACCGGGTGGCTCGCTACTCGCCCACAGCGGTCACGGACGAGGAGCGAGAGGCGGGTGTGCTCGTCCCCATCCTCACCCGTGACGGCGAACCGTGGCTGCTGTTTACGAAGCGCGCAGACCACCTCGGTGAGCACCCCGGCCAGATGTCGTTTCCCGGCGGCGGGCACGAACCCGCAGACGATGACCTCGCGGCAACTGCGCTGCGAGAGGCCAACGAAGAGATTGGCTTAGACCCCGCGACCGCCGACATCGTGGGCAGGCTCGACGATATTCGGACGATTACGAGCTATGCCGTCCGCCCGTTCGTCGCCACCGTCCCGGACACAACATACACCCCCGACGAACGCGAGGTCGCAGAAATCGTCGTCCTCAAACTCGCAGACCTCACGAATCTCGACAACTACGAATCAGAGCGCCGAATGCACCCCCACTACGGCGACATCCGTCTGCACTTTTTCCACGTCGATGGCTACACCGTCTGGGGTGCGACCGGCCGGATTCTCGTGAACTTCCTCCAAGTCGCAACCGACTGGGAGATGCCGCCGGAAGTTGATCGGGTGGTTGATCCAGACGCAGACTTACCCACTTGA